In the bacterium genome, GCTTCAACGACGCGTACAGCAACAAAGATGTCGATACGCTGCTGGATACGGGCCGGGCGACGACCGATCTCGGGAAGCGGAAAGGCTTTTATGCGCGCGCGGAGCAGGTGATCCACGTCGACGGCCCTTGGGTCGTCCCCTACTTTACGATGTACGTGGCCGCCATGCGCAGCAACGTGAAAGGCATCGCGGTGCATCCGCTCCGGTGGTGGGACTTCCGGGAGGCGTACTTCGAAGGCTGATCCCCGCCGCCAGCCGTGCGCAGCCTGGGATTTATCGCCCGACGCTTGAGCGCGCTGGCCGTGGTGCTGGCGGTCGTCTCTGTGCTGGTGTTTGCCATCGTGCAGATCCTGCCCGGCGACGTCGCAACCGAAATCCTCGGCACGTCGGCCACGCCGGAAGATCTCGCGGCCCTGCGGGTGAAGTTGGGGTTAACGCGACCGGCGCCGGTCCGGTACGCGGAGTGGATCGGCGGCGTGGTGCGCGGCGATTGGGGACTGTCGTTGCTCTACCAGCTGCCGGTGCGGCCGCTCGTCCTCGAGGGACTCGGACGCTCCGCGGTGCTGGCCGGTCTCGCGCTGGTCATCGCGGTGCCGCTGTCGATCGGACTGGGTGTCGTCGCGTCCCTGCGGTGCGACCGGTTCCTCGACCACGCGATCAGCACGCTCACGCTGATCGCGCTGTCTCTGCCGGAGTTCGTCTGGGGCACATTGCTGATTCTACTGCTGGCCTATCGGTTTCGGATCTTCCCGCCGTCGAGCCTCGTCGACCCGACCGCCTCCCTCGGCTCGCTGGCCTCGAGCCTCGTGCTGCCCGTGCTGACGCTGATCCTCGCGCTGCTTGCACAGATGACCCGCATGACGCGCGCCAGTATGATCGATGCGCTCCGCCAGCCGTTCACGGAGGCTGCGCGCCTCCGGGGGTTGCGGCCGCGCCGTGTCGTCGCGCACGCGCTGCGGAACGCGCTCCTCCCGACGGTGGGCATCGTCGCCCTCAACGTCGGCTTCCTGCTCGGCGGCATCGTGATCGTCGAGACGGTGTTCG is a window encoding:
- a CDS encoding ABC transporter permease, encoding MRSLGFIARRLSALAVVLAVVSVLVFAIVQILPGDVATEILGTSATPEDLAALRVKLGLTRPAPVRYAEWIGGVVRGDWGLSLLYQLPVRPLVLEGLGRSAVLAGLALVIAVPLSIGLGVVASLRCDRFLDHAISTLTLIALSLPEFVWGTLLILLLAYRFRIFPPSSLVDPTASLGSLASSLVLPVLTLILALLAQMTRMTRASMIDALRQPFTEAARLRGLRPRRVVAHALRNALLPTVGIVALNVGFLLGGIVIVETVFAYPGLGRLLVDSVNHRDVPMLQMATLVVASAYGLANLGADVVYAYLDPRIRY